TTCTTCAATCGTTTCTTCTACTACTGGTGTAGAAACTTCTTCCACAACTTCTTCTTTAACAACTGGAGTTAAAGCAACTATTGCATCTTTTTGGCCAAAGCCAAACAATCCTTTTTTACCTTCAGATAATACTTCAACAACTACTTCTTCTTGGGTTAATCCTAATTGACGTAATCCTTTTTGAATTGCTTTTTCTACTGAAGTATCTGTTACTTTAATAGTATTTGTCATCGTAAACTCTCCTACTCTTTAAAAATCATTGTTATTATCTCATGATTGAGACATTTCAACAAGACTTCTATATAAGAATTATTTTCCGTGTCTTCTCTTCGCTTTTTCAAGTGCCTTTTGACGACGTTTTTTCTCAGCGATAATCGCTTTTTGTTCTTCTTGGAATTTGAATGGATTATTTAATAGTAAGGTTTGACCTACCATAAATACGTTTCCGACTACCCAGTATAGTGATAACGCACTTGCTAAACCAAGAGACATAAATAAAATCATTACTGGCATAAAATACATCATTGCTTTACCAGCTCCACCAGTATCTTGCATCTTCATAGATAACCAAGTTGTAATGAATGTTGTCACAGCGGCTAATACCGGCAAGATGAAGTATGGATCTGGTTGGTCTAATTGGAACCATAAGAAGTGTCCAGTTTTTAAGACTTCTGTACGACTAATTGCTTGATACAAGGCCATCATTACTGGCAATTGAATTAATAATGGTAAGCAACCAGCGTATTGATTGATTCCTTCACGTTCGTATAAAGCATTCATTTCTGCTTGAAGCATTTCTTGTGTTGCACGGTCTCTAGCAGAATATTTTTCACGTAAAGCTTTAATTTCTGGTTGAAGAATTGCTTGTTTACGCGTACTTTGATATTGGAAGTGCATTAAAGGAACCATAATTAAACGAGTAATAATTGTAAAGAAGATAATTCCTAACCCGTAACTTCCTCCAAATAAATCAGATAACCAAATAATAAACT
This Granulicatella adiacens ATCC 49175 DNA region includes the following protein-coding sequences:
- the yidC gene encoding membrane protein insertase YidC — its product is MKKKSQLILSLAVLTLFLAACGTSPVTESSTGFWDRIVLYNLSQFIIWLSDLFGGSYGLGIIFFTIITRLIMVPLMHFQYQSTRKQAILQPEIKALREKYSARDRATQEMLQAEMNALYEREGINQYAGCLPLLIQLPVMMALYQAISRTEVLKTGHFLWFQLDQPDPYFILPVLAAVTTFITTWLSMKMQDTGGAGKAMMYFMPVMILFMSLGLASALSLYWVVGNVFMVGQTLLLNNPFKFQEEQKAIIAEKKRRQKALEKAKRRHGK